The following are encoded together in the Culex pipiens pallens isolate TS chromosome 1, TS_CPP_V2, whole genome shotgun sequence genome:
- the LOC120414262 gene encoding dedicator of cytokinesis protein 4 isoform X1, which yields MWIPTSNKYGVAIHNWHGDVTHGLALDVGDFVEILEETTHWYRGTCPRKPRKVGLFPKTYIQARTAKLDPVVGECTLVLREWSEIWKKLFVEREEYKFTSLRKVMLGLLESRRELLSATLTQDQTYDLQMKVISKIDWGNRKLGLDLVPRLGTLAVDPHKIGIVSLHQVHQASAENAKAASNRGTLRRKVGKKVLTHHLFLCLRDFGHRIGDDAEIYFYLYDGNTNKMRALSERFLVKIAKDGFSTYVDTSHNCTVFTDLGSSDLNQDLYLIANVMRVGKMLHSESVKKGDKFVSNHSYRRPYGVGVLPLGELGQFDQTVESEEKEYSFKIFQCEEKDYHQLHELIIKKASGKFQPINASTQGHYGLVVSLKLIHGGLSQARIEQPVLFQGTAITKKVGFPDVIMPGDVRNDLFLTLDRGEFERVGISTAKNIEVTTLVLDENGRIIQECIATAAGNPLQAYYKTMVLYHNNSPAWNETVRMFVPIDKFSKAHVRFEFRSCSTRDKSDPKLFGFSFARLMEPGGATIADASHELYVYKCEDILKIQPNIYLRLPCSANDKHAHLLESNSPYHRSSKEAFYVTTMLCSTKLTQHSDLLSLLQWRNHPERIQDSLQRLLRIQNEELIKFLQDVLDALFAMFSTDDGNSTPHSGLVFHVLVSIFSLMQSSKFQHFKPVMDAYIKDHFAAPLVYKGLLSSVQHLADWMTTAENLEPILQCFTSLEFIFKLIIQSRKLFAHASGGQYEDKFKHDLFAVFGSLNNMLPVSGSPHILPTQEALLSSIGVVFEQLRAIITKAELETLVKTMLDAVPKDAQPPLIQAKLKAIKDMVSGQMFQDDDTRSVILNIACKHLRTHLARRDELRLCSEILAEILIKLHEAKVKSGEKPSNAIQHDLDTLFSNIFPNMMQTITVLGNGGNESLVCSLFAVMLGLMQLLDESHYQRMWDRLCSGGNNKDVKEFIQQCLNIFKDILEQDWIIFSKDWLVMKMSANEVLRKTLEELAKPLVYRFLGPQSFDSQLWWSYFSVAVIFLTQPSLQIEQYHETKRRKILSTHGDMRVAMGFQILSMWAQLGEHKLHFIPSMVGPFLEVTLVPEPALRKATFTVFYDMMQCEQVSRGSFRLVESELIDKLDLLISENKGDDEYRELFSTMEQLCLALLERVQAENPPWRESGTAFISSVTRLLERLLDYRSVMQGDENRDKRMTCTVNLLNFYNDEINRKEMYVRYIYKLLDLHLGAENYIEAGLTLRLYADMLSWDSESVSDESNGPREWEQKEKIYKNIINYFDKGKCWEKGIPLCKELAMFYERKRFDYNRLSDVLIQEAKFFQNILTQLRPEPEYFRVGYYGTGFPSFVRNKQFIYRGLEYERIGAFIQRLQIEFPTAQILDKKHYPPDSSILNSPEQRFHVVNVRPISDPSHLKSAKVTVPEKISKYYEVNDVTKFQYDRPVHKGVVDKENEFKSLWIERTIYDIQQPLPGILRWFEVTNASIHELTPVEFACETVANVNKELSDLIVQYRLEPKRNLNPFTMRLQGSVDANVNGGFNKYQDAFFTERYSKSPEGLGQALHVQRLKRLIFEQMQILRQALELHRSLAPDEVLPLHNRLSEAFLELEKSTAEWKTNINIPTKPLPPLPIQQQYHQSQPHQVGSVPGDRSSAHQNYFAEDHDETYTYLNRKTLSLSGIVPMTAMTSSPIPAPQVPPRDSMCSSPSAPPLPPRGHTPDKRNSNPMPFSEFEQHQQGSVPARPRSKKYSLYEISLNDSVGCYGSPRSSGELKHYDLGAAAAASFNRDSGISTSSQELNNLNAGGQTPSHHHYHQPITAVVPVGVPPPPPLEDFNISFNGNGTPSATTPRGHQKTNSNPEAYNFTTIQDHKMNSINNSISKMSNGGQGAPPPPIPPKSASLQHQHSVPLATTHHLQQHQRNQSLNLSQNSSSDGGDGISLNDISPAPPPQFNDNFSDNSFSGDECELLGGSATADTAAYCVPRISGTNSLGRRSVNNGDGGGGGGVELGTSPPTMAGGVTMVPMRHDDDEEEIFY from the exons AACCGTGGCACGTTGCGCCGCAAGGTCGGCAAAAAGGTGCTCACCCACCATCTGTTCCTGTGTCTGCGGGACTTTGGCCACCGCATCGGGGACGATGCCGAAATTTACTTCTACCTGTACGATGGGAACACGAACAAGATGCGCGCCCTGTCCGAGCGGTTTCTGGTGAAGATCGCCAAGGATGGGTTCTCGACGTACGTGGACACGTCGCACAACTGTACGGTGTTTACGGACCTGGGATCGTCGGATCTGAACCAGGATCTGTACCTGATTGCGAACGTGATGCGGGTGGGCAAGATGCTGCACTCGGAGTCGGtgaagaagggggacaagtttgTGAGCAACCACTCGTACAGGCGACCGTACGGCGTTGGAGTGCTTCCGCTTGGGGAGTTGGGTCAGTTTGACCAGACTGTGGAGTCGGAGGAGAAGGAGTACAGTTTCAAGATCTTCCAGTGCGAAGAGAAGGACTACCACCAGTTGCACGAACTGATCATCAAGAAGGCTAGCGGGAAGTTTCAGCCGATCAACGCGAGCACCCAGGGACATTACGGGTTGGTGGTCTCGTTGAAGTTGATCCATGGAGGGTTGAGTCAGGCGAGGATCGAACAGCCGGTCCTGTTCCAGGGTACTGCCATTACCAAAAAGGTCGGTTTTCCCGATGTGATAATGCCGGGTGATGTGCGGAACGATCTCTTCCTAACGCTGGATCGTGGAGAGTTTGAACGGGTTGGAATCAGTACGGCAAAGAACATTGAGGTCACCACGCTGGTGCTGGATGAAAATGGGCGAATCATTCAGGAGTGTATTGCTACGGCAGCTGGAAACCCGCTGCAAGCGTACTACAAAACCATGGTTCTGTATCACAACAATTCTCCGGCGTGGAACGAAACAGTTCGGATGTTTGTGCCGATCGACAAGTTTAGCAAAGCTCACGTTCGGTTTGAGTTCCGAAGTTGTTCAACGCGGGACAAGTCCGACCCCAAGTTGTTCGGATTCAGCTTTGCACGACTCATGGAACCTGGCGGAGCAACGATCGCCGATGCGTCGCACGAGCTGTACGTGTACAAGTGCGAGGACATTCTGAAGATTCAGCCAAATATCTACCTTCGGTTACCGTGCTCAGCCAATGACAAGCATGCCCATTTGTTGGAGTCCAACTCGCCGTATCACCGCAGCTCAAAGGAGGCTTTCTACGTCACGACGATGCTCTGCTCAACCAAACTGACCCAGCACAGTGACCTCCTGTCGCTGCTTCAGTGGCGCAATCATCCAGAACGAATACAAGACTCTCTCCAGCGGCTGCTTCGAATACAGAACGAAGAGTTGATCAAGTTTCTGCAAGACGTCCTGGACGCCCTCTTTGCCATGTTCTCCACCGACGATGGAAACAGCACGCCCCACTCGGGACTCGTGTTCCACGTGCTCGTTTCGATCTTCAGCCTCATGCAGAGCAGCAAGTTCCAGCACTTTAAACCCGTCATGGACGCGTACATCAAGGATCACTTTGCCGCTCCACTAGTCTACAAGGGATTGCTCTCCTCCGTACAACACCTAGCCGACTGGATGACGACCGCCGAGAATCTCGAACCAATCCTGCAGTGCTTCACCTCGCTCGAGTTCATCTTCAAGCTGATCATCCAAAGCCGGAAGCTGTTTGCGCACGCTTCCGGAGGCCAATACGAGGACAAGTTCAAGCACGACCTGTTTGCCGTGTTTGGTTCGCTCAACAACATGCTCCCCGTGTCGGGCAGTCCGCACATCCTTCCAACCCAGGAAGCCCTGCTCAGCTCGATCGGCGTCGTTTTTGAACAGCTGCGCGCGATCATCACCAAGGCCGAGCTGGAAACCCTAGTCAAAACCATGCTGGACGCCGTCCCCAAAGATGCCCAACCGCCGCTCATCCAGGCGAAGCTCAAAGCCATCAAGGACATGGTCTCCGGACAAATGTTCCAAGACGACGACACCCGCTCGGTGATCCTCAACATTGCCTGCAAGCACCTGCGAACCCACCTGGCCCGAAGGGACGAACTACGGCTTTGTTCCGAAATCCTGGCGGAAATCCTCATCAAACTGCACGAAGCCAAAGTAAAGTCCGGCGAAAAGCCGTCCAACGCCATCCAGCACGACCTGGACACACTGTTCTCCAACATCTTTCCAAACATGATGCAAACCATCACCGTACTCGGCAACGGAGGCAACGAATCGCTCGTCTGCTCGCTCTTCGCCGTCATGCTCGGCCTGATGCAACTCCTCGACGAATCTCACTACCAGCGGATGTGGGACCGGCTGTGCAGCGGAGGAAACAACAAAGACGTCAAGGAATTTATCCAGCAGTGTCTCAACATCTTCAAGGACATCCTCGAGCAGGACTGGATCATCTTCTCCAAGGACTGGCTCGTGATGAAAATGTCCGCCAACGAGGTGCTACGGAAAACCCTAGAAGAACTCGCCAAACCGCTCGTGTACCGTTTCCTCGGCCCGCAGTCGTTCGACTCCCAGCTGTGGTGGTCCTACTTTAGCGTAGCGGTAATCTTCCTCACCCAACCGTCGCTCCAGATCGAGCAGTACCACGAAACGAAACGGCGCAAGATCCTGAGCACCCACGGCGACATGCGCGTCGCGATGGGCTTCCAAATCCTGAGCATGTGGGCCCAGCTCGGCGAACACAAGCTGCACTTTATCCCGTCGATGGTGGGCCCGTTCCTGGAGGTGACGCTGGTGCCGGAGCCGGCGCTGCGGAAGGCCACGTTCACCGTGTTCTACGACATGATGCAGTGCGAGCAG GTCTCGCGTGGATCCTTCCGCTTGGTGGAAAGTGAGCTCATAGACAAACTGGACCTTCTGATCAGCGAAAACAAGGGTGACGATGAGTATCGCGAACTGTTCAGCACCAT GGAACAGTTGTGTCTAGC CTTGCTGGAACGCGTCCAGGCGGAGAATCCCCCGTGGCGCGAGTCGGGCACGGCGTTCATCTCGTCCGTGACGCGGCTGCTCGAGCGCCTGCTGGACTACCGCAGCGTGATGCAGGGCGACGAAAACCGCGACAAACGCATGACCTGCACCGTCAACTTGCTCAACTTTTACAACGACGAAATCAACCGGAAGGAGATGTACGTGAG GTACATCTACAAGCTGTTGGATTTGCACCTGGGCGCGGAGAACTACATCGAGGCCGGGTTGACGTTGAGGTTGTACGCCGACATGCTGTCCTGGGACAGCGAATCCGTGTCGGACGAGTCGAATGGGCCGCGCGAGTGGGAGCAGAAGGAGAAGATCTACAAGAAT ATCATCAACTACTTCGACAAGGGAAAATGCTGGGAGAAGGGAATTCCGCTGTGCAAGGAGCTTGCCATGTTCTACGAGCGCAAGCGGTTCGACTATAATCGGTTGAGCGATGTGCTGATACAGGAGGCCAAGTTCTTCCAGAACATCCTGACGCAGCTGCGGCCCGAGCCCGAGTACTTCCGGGTGGGCTACTACGGCACCGGCTTTCCATCGTTTGTGCGG AACAAGCAGTTCATCTACCGCGGGCTGGAGTACGAACGCATCGGGGCGTTCATCCAGCGGCTCCAGATTGAGTTCCCGACGGCGCAGATCCTCGACAAGAAGCACTACCCGCCGGACAGCTCGATCCTGAACTCGCCCGAGCAGCGCTTCCACGTGGTCAACGTGCGCCCCATCTCCGATCCGAGCCATCTCAAGAGTGCCAAAGTGACCGTCCCGGAGAAGATCTCCAAGTATTACGAG GTAAACGACGTTACCAAGTTCCAGTACGATCGGCCCGTGCACAAGGGCGTCGTCGACAAGGAGAACGAGTTCAAGTCGCTGTGGATCGAGCGGACGATCTACGACATTCAGCAGCCGCTGCCGGGCATTCTGCGCTGGTTCGAGGTCACCAATGC TTCGATTCACGAGCTAACGCCGGTGGAGTTTGCCTGCGAGACGGTGGCCAACGTGAACAAGGAGCTGTCGGACTTGATCGTGCAGTATCGGCTGGAGCCGAAGCGTAATCTGAACCCGTTCACGATGCGGCTGCAGGGTTCGGTGGACGCGAACGTCAACGGTGGCTTCAACAAGTACCAGGATGCGTTTTTCACCGAGCGTTACAGCAAATCTCCGGAAGGACTCGGTCAGGCACTGCACGTTCAGCGGCTAAAGCGGTTGATCTTTGAGCAGATGCAGATTTTGAGGCAAGCGTTGGAGCTGCACCGGAGTTTGGCTCCGGACGAGGTGCTTCCGCTACATAACCGACTGTCGGAGGCGTTTTTGGAGTTGGAAAAGTCCACCGCCGAGTGGAAGACGAATATTAATATTCCGACGAAGCCGCTGCCGCCGTTGCCGATCCAGCAGCAGTATCACCAATCTCAGCCGCACCAAGTTGGATCGGTTCCCGGTGACCGAAGTTCCGCCCACCAAAattactttgccgaagatcaCGACGAAACGTACACCTACTTGAACCGGAAGACGCTTTCGCTTTCGGGGATCGTTCCGATGACGGCGATGACTTCGTCCCCAATTCCTGCTCCGCAAGTTCCGCCGCGTGATTCGATGTGCTCGTCCCCATCGGCACCGCCGCTTCCCCCGCGAGGTCACACCCCGGACAAGCGCAACTCCAACCCGATGCCATTCAGCGAGTTTGAACAACACCAGCAGGGTTCGGTGCCGGCGAGGCCGCGCTCCAAAAAGTACTCTCTCTACGAGATATCTCTGAACGACAGCGTTGGTTGCTACGGCAGTCCGCGGAGTTCTGGCGAGCTCAAGCACTACGACCTCGGAGCGGCGGCCGCCGCGTCCTTCAACCGTGACTCGGGCATTTCAACCAGCTCACAAGAACTGAACAACCTCAACGCCGGCGGTCAAACGCCAAGTCACCATCACTACCACCAGCCAATCACGGCGGTCGTCCCGGTGGGCGTTCCCCCGCCTCCACCCCTCGAAGATTTCAACATTTCCTTCAACGGTAATGGAACCCCGTCGGCAACAACCCCCCGAGGCCACCAGAAAACCAACTCCAACCCGGAAGCGTACAACTTTACCACCATCCAGGACCACAAAATGAACTCGATCAACAATTCAATCAGCAAGATGTCCAACGGTGGCCAAGGCGCACCACCCCCTCCCATCCCCCCGAAGTCCGCCTCGCTGCAGCATCAACATTCCGTTCCGTTGGCCACGACCCATCACCTGCAGCAGCACCAGCGGAACCAGTCGCTGAACCTCAGCCAAAACTCGTCCTCGGACGGGGGCGACGGAATCAGCTTGAACGACATCAGCCCGGCACCGCCGCCCCAGTTCAACGACAACTTTAGCGACAACTCGTTCAGCGGGGACGAGTGCGAACTGCTCGGGGGAAGTGCGACCGCGGACACGGCCGCGTATTGCGTGCCCAGGATTTCCGGGACGAACAGTTTGGGCAGGAGGTCGGTGAACAATGGggacggtggtggtggtggtggggtggAGTTGGGAACGTCCCCGCCGACGATGGCGGGTGGAGTCACGATGGTTCCGATGCGGCACGACGATGACGAGGAGGAGATTTTCtactag